In the Nerophis ophidion isolate RoL-2023_Sa linkage group LG01, RoL_Noph_v1.0, whole genome shotgun sequence genome, one interval contains:
- the ydjc gene encoding carbohydrate deacetylase, which produces MPQPRIKLVVTGDDFGYCPQRNQGIVDCFLAGSVSTVSLLVNACAAKHASDLAKRHSIPVGLHANLTEGIPVCATLRRTSTLTNQCGFFHGKMGFRQALQKQQLSMEQVKQELRAQVRLFKELTGHLPHHMDGHQHVHVLPEVREVFAQVLAEYRIVYTRVPVEPALQSCTWLPAHLHSFYAQVEKDALDSIPVFKRFGIRWPEVYLGLSTMGQHMSVCNLQRALGHVTSTCARQVVTAELMVHPGYPSQPQEGGCGQGPDDFSQSEERRHELNVLLDPSLMAFFLHQRVHICTFKDL; this is translated from the exons ATGCCACAGCCCAGAATCAAGCTGGTGGTGACAGGAGATGACTTCGGTTACTGTCCCCAGAGGAACCAGGGCATCGTGGACTGCTTCCTGGCAGGGAGCGTCTCCACCGTGTCCCTGCTGGTCAATGCCTGTGCTGCCAAGCATGCCTCCGATTTGGCCAAAAG ACACAGCATCCCAGTCGGTCTCCATGCCAACCTGACGGAGGGCATCCCGGTGTGCGCCACTCTAAGGAGGACCTCCACCCTCACCAACCAGTGCGGCTTCTTCCACGGCAAAATGGGCTTCCGCCAGGCCCTGCAGAAACAGCAGCTCAGCATGGAACAG GTAAAGCAGGAGTTGCGAGCGCAGGTGAGGCTGTTCAAAGAACTGACAGGTCACCTGCCTCATCACATGGATGGACATCAGCATGTACATGTACTGCCAG AGGTGCGTGAGGTGTTTGCCCAGGTCCTGGCCGAGTACAGGATCGTCTACACCCGCGTTCCAGTGGAGCCTGCTCTACAGAGCTGCACCTGGCTGCCAGCACACCTTCACAGCTTCTACGCCCAGGTGGAGAAGGACGCCCTGGACTCCATCCCCGTCTTCAAGCGCTTTGGCATCAG GTGGCCCGAAGTCTACCTGGGCCTGAGCACAATGGGACAGCACATGTCCGTGTGCAACCTGCAGCGGGCGCTGGGTCATGTGACCTCCACCTGTGCCCGGCAGGTGGTCACGGCCGAACTGATGGTGCACCCGGGATACCCCAGTCAGCCCCAAGAGGGCGGCTGTGGCCAAGGACCCGATGACTTCTCCCAGTCGGAGGAGCGGCGGCACGAACTCAACGTCCTCCTGGATCCTTCTCTGATGGCCTTCTTCCTGCACCAGCGTGTGCACATCTGCACTTTTAAGGATCTTTGA